The proteins below come from a single Malus domestica chromosome 03, GDT2T_hap1 genomic window:
- the LOC103441872 gene encoding uncharacterized protein — MESFNPTAGFRYNLNSNTIADENSVSDQFSGILEIYAHHARNIHNICIYENQDVYAKFSLTYNPDETLTTRVINGGGKNPEFNESLRIKIGQLDAVLKCEIWMLSRARNYMEDQLLGFTLVPISQVTGKGKVTQDYSLSSTDLFHSPAGTVKLTLSLHTSLPVKPSTSSLSESSANSSITSEVVLLDRKISQVALDPVEYSRMEFPDIDVASKNQQMVTEYFSLARRDCAWRPGPEGLGSFLHLGASPQPAADPDYEMTVSSCEGIQGDPVSPNGSIQNSGFLSCTTTSLSDDRNSADSIDKKNLVAGESSNSLNASVTAGAANQGSAACPDTPTSRKGREGRDEKESNLSGKEEESNKEQKVGSGQFGQVFSAPLGNINMEAEQSAMQQQIVDMYMRSMQQFTESLAKMKLPMDLDKAECEDRSEVIPNHSNKSLEVDKKKDGSRVFYGSRAFF, encoded by the coding sequence ATGGAATCATTCAATCCAACAGCCGGATTCCGGTACAACCTGAATTCAAACACAATAGCCGATGAAAATAGCGTTTCCGATCAGTTTTCAGGGATTCTTGAAATCTATGCTCATCATGCTAGGAACATTCACAACATATGCATCTATGAAAACCAAGATGTGTACGCCAAATTCTCTCTTACGTACAATCCAGACGAGACGCTCACCACTAGGGTCATCAATGGAGGTGGCAAGAACCCCGAATTCAACGAAAGCTTGAGGATCAAAATTGGTCAACTGGATGCAGTCCTCAAATGCGAGATTTGGATGCTGAGCAGGGCAAGAAACTACATGGAAGACCAGCTGTTGGGATTCACTTTGGTCCCAATTTCTCAAGTGACTGGGAAGGGAAAGGTCACTCAGGATTATAGTCTCTCTTCCACTGATCTCTTCCATTCCCCTGCTGGAACTGTCAAACTAACTCTTTCTCTCCATACTTCTTTGCCTGTTAAACCCTCCACTAGTTCGTTGTCGGAATCATCCGCCAACTCTTCCATAACCTCCGAAGTTGTATTGCTTGATCGAAAAATATCTCAAGTTGCGTTAGACCCGGTTGAGTATTCGAGGATGGAATTCCCAGACATTGATGTGGCGAGTAAGAATCAACAAATGGTGACCGAGTATTTTAGTTTGGCAAGGCGTGACTGTGCTTGGAGACCTGGTCCCGAAGGTCTTGGATCGTTTCTTCATCTCGGTGCATCTCCTCAGCCTGCTGCTGATCCTGACTATGAAATGACTGTAAGTTCATGTGAGGGGATTCAGGGTGACCCTGTTTCTCCCAATGGGAGCATCCAGAACTCCGGCTTCTTAAGTTGTACCACCACTAGCTTGAGCGATGATCGAAACTCCGCTGATTCAATCGACAAGAAGAATCTTGTGGCTGGTGAATCGTCGAATTCTCTCAATGCTTCTGTCACCGCCGGAGCAGCTAATCAAGGTTCCGCTGCTTGTCCAGACACCCCAACCTCAAGAAAGGGCAGAGAAGGCAGAGACGAAAAGGAGTCTAACTTGTCAGGCAAGGAAGAGGAGAGCAACAAGGAACAGAAAGTTGGATCTGGTCAATTTGGTCAAGTATTTTCTGCTCCACTTGGGAATATAAACATGGAGGCGGAGCAATCTGCAATGCAGCAACAAATAGTGGACATGTACATGAGAAGCATGCAGCAATTCACCGAGTCTTTGGCGAAGATGAAGCTCCCGATGGATCTTGATAAAGCAGAATGTGAAGACCGCAGCGAAGTGATTCCAAACCATAGCAACAAGAGTTTAGAAGTTGATAAAAAAAAGGACGGATCGCGGGTGTTCTATGGCAGCCGTGCCTTCTTCTGA
- the LOC139194720 gene encoding uncharacterized protein: MITERVGEVAYQLELPPELSKVHNVFHVSMLRHYVSDLSHVIPPQPLEINPDLTYDEEPVILLDWKDNELWNKTVLLVNVLWRNHSMEEATWETEDRMREMYACFMIINGCIDCETYPDDERIHWRLEGYDSLTYQ; encoded by the exons atgatcaccgagcgagtcggtgaggttgcttaccagcttgagttgcctccagagttgtctaaGGTGCACAAtgtatttcatgtttcgatgcttcgacattatgtttcagatctttcacatgtgattcctcctcaacctttggaaattaatcccgatttgacttatgatgaggaaccagtgattcttttggattggaaggataacgAACTATGGAACAAGACTGTGCTTTTAGTGAATgtattatggagaaatcattcaatggaagaagctacttgggagacagaagatcggatgagagagatgtatgcttgttttatgattattaatgGATGTATTGATT gtgagacttatcccgatgACGAGCGTATCCACTGGCGACTCGAGGGTTACGACTCgttgacataccagtga
- the LOC139194471 gene encoding uncharacterized protein, protein MSGPSDRRFDLNLVEEAAPPSLDNIWRPSFVSPTGPLTVGDSVMKNDMTAAVVARNLLTPKDNRLLSKRSDELAVKDSLALSVQCAGSVSNMAQRLFARTRQVESLAAEVMSLKQEIRGLKHENKQLHRLAHDYATNMKRKLDQMKETDGQVLLDHQRFVGLFQRHLLPSSSGAVPRNEAPNDQPLMPPPSRVLSSTEAPNDPPPVPSLSGALPTAETSPKQPL, encoded by the coding sequence atgtctggcccctccgaccgtcgttttgacttgaaccttgttgaagaggcagccccgccttctctagacaacatatggcgcccatccttcgtctccccaactggtcctcttaccgttggggattctgtgatgaagaatgatatgaccgctgcggtggtggccaggaaccttctcactcccaaagataacagactactttccaaacggtctgatgagttagctgttaaggattcgctggctctcagtgttcagtgtgcaggttctgtgtctaatatggcacaacgcctatttgctcgaacccgccaagttgaatcattggcggctgaagtgatgagtctcaaacaggagattagagggctcaagcatgagaataaacagttgcaccggctcgcacatgactatgctacaaacatgaagaggaagcttgaccagatgaaggaaactgatggtcaggttttacttgatcatcagagatttgtgggtttgttccaaaggcatttattgccttcgtcttctggggctgtaccgcgtaatgaagctccaaatgatcaacctctgatgcctcctccttctagggttctgtccagtactgaggctccaaatgatccccctccggtgccttctctttctggggctctaccgactgctgagacttctcctaagcaacctttgtga